The Vidua chalybeata isolate OUT-0048 chromosome 6, bVidCha1 merged haplotype, whole genome shotgun sequence genome has a segment encoding these proteins:
- the SPTY2D1 gene encoding protein SPT2 homolog isoform X2: protein MDFHNILVMASEQQGLNAVPKRYSLAVGPPKKVPKVKGVESAAVQAFLRRQEEEKRKKALEERRKKEQLLARRIELKHDRKARAMASRTKDNFYGYNGIPVEEKPKKRRACENVAQAPEAEYATEDETEQLEYSQTESEHEQEEYEEKPSKAAVKPKAPPKSAPAPLNFAELLRLAEKKQYEPVEIKQVKKVEERPRTAEELREREFLGRKNKKVEMHKKSEEIKPTAISNSSKKLSSQKEKTVNTKLNKSSVDKHSTSKSSLSLSVGGIDKKSKAPALTEKHPWSSSSSRLDQIEKNSQNGSLKSSTSSSHNKLPVNGIRKSGSNSHIPPSKPTATGAQKMPSSKESSLKKSAHPKPGKPAARQHGINSNAKRSGSSLGKGGPGHPGGGSSAGPGRSSSISGVGRERPGSGLSSGPGRLGSSSSAGPGRPSSSSSTGPGRPGGGSGVGPGRSTGSSSTGAGRSSISSGVGLKRLGGSLGTGPGRPGSSTNIGPGRPGSSLGTGPGRPGISPSTGAKRPGSSLGTGPGKLGISTSAGSVRPGSSPGTAVKPKCTVVSETISSKNLVTRHSNGQMNGMRPFPGHRPVLHPQGLGRQLISYKRQIVDDDDDDEYDSEMDDFIEDEGEPQEEISKHIREIFGYDRKRYKDESDYALRYMESSWREQQKEEARSLRLGVQEDLEELRREEEELKRKRQSKKLRTR from the exons ATGGATTTCCACAACATTCTCGTGATGGCCTCggagcagcaggggctgaaCGCGGTGCCG AAAAGATACAGTTTGGCTGTTGGTCCTCCCAAAAAAGTTCCCAAAGTCAAGGGTGTAGAGTCTGCAGCAGTGCAAGCATTTCTCAGAcgacaagaagaagaaaagagaaaaaaag CactggaagaaagaaggaagaaagagcagCTCTTGGCAAGGCGTATTGAACTGAAACATGACAGAAAGGCAAGAGCTATGGCCTCACGAACAAAGGATAATTTTTATGGCTATAATGGCATTCCTGTTGAAGAGAAGCCTAAAAAGAGGAGGGCTTGCGAAAATGTTGCTCAGGCCCCAGAGGCTGAGTATGCAACAGAAGATGAAACTGAGCAACTTGAATACAGTCAGACGGAATCTGAGCATGAGCAAGAAGAATATGAAGAGAAACCATCCAAAGCTGCAGTGAAACCAAAGGCACCTCCCAAAAGTGCACCAGCACCTCTGAACTTTGCCGAGCTCTTGAGGCTTGCTGAAAAGAAACAATATGAACCAGTGGAaataaaacaagtgaaaaagGTAGAAGAGAGGCCCAGAACAGCAGAAGAATTGAGAGAGAGGGAGTTTTTGGGAcgcaaaaacaaaaaagtagaAATGCATAAGAAAAGTGAGGAAATTAAGCCTACAGCGATATCCAATTCTTCAAAAAAACTGTCTTCTCAAAAAGAGAAGACAGTAAACACGAAACTTAATAAAAGCTCAGTAGATAAACATTCCACATCTAAAAGCAGTCTGTCACTTTCTGTGGGTGGTATTGATAAGAAATCCAAAGCACCAGCATTGACTGAAAAACACCCATGGTCATCATCTTCTTCCAGACTTgatcaaatagaaaaaaactcacaaaatgGTTCCTTAAAAAGCTCTACTAGTAGCAGTCATAATAAATTACCTGTCAATGGTATTAGAAAGTCTGGCTCAAACTCTCACATCCCACCCTCAAAACCCACGGCCACTGGGGCTCAGAAAATGCCATCTTCGAAAGAATCCAGCCTGAAAAAGTCTGCCCAcccaaaaccaggaaaaccTGCAGCTCGTCAACATGGAATCAACTCCAACGCAAAACGATCTGGCAGCAGCTTAGGAAAAGGAGGACCTGGACATCCTGGAGGTGGTTCAAGTGCAGGACCGGGGCGATCAAGCAGCATTTCTGGCGTGGGACGGGAAAGACCAGGAAGCGGTTTAAGCTCAGGACCTGGGCGACTGGGCAGCAGCTCATCTGCAGGACCTGGgaggcccagcagcagctcaagcACAGGACCTGGGCGACCAGGAGGTGGCTCAGGTGTGGGACCAGGAAGGTCGACGGGCAGCTCGAGCACAGGAGCTGGGCGATCAAGCATCAGCTCAGGCGTGGGACTTAAGCGACTGGGCGGCAGCTTGGGCACTGGACCAGGAaggccaggcagcagcacaaacatAGGACCAGGGCGAccaggcagcagcctgggaacagGACCAGGAAGGCCAGGAATCAGTCCAAGCACAGGAGCCAAGCGACCAGGCAGCAGCTTGGGCACTGGCCCAGGGAAGCTGGGCATCAGCACAAGCGCAGGATCTGTGCGGCCAGGCAGCAGCCCGGGCACAGCTGTGAAACCCAAGTGTACTGTCGTGTCAGAAACCATTTCTTCTAAAAACCTTGTCACAAGACATAGCAATGGACAGATGAATGGAATGAGACCTTTTCCAGGGCATAGACCTGTGCTTCATCCACAAG GTCTTGGAAGACAACTTATTAGTTACAAGAGACAAATAgtagatgatgatgatgatgatgaataTGACTCTGAAATGGATGACTTCATTGAAGATGAAGGGGAACCTCAAGAAGAAATATCAAAACATATTCGGGAAATATTTGGCTATGACCGGAAAAG gtaCAAAGATGAAAGTGATTATGCCTTACGTTAtatggagagcagctggagagagcaaCAGAAAGAAGAAGCTAGGAG CTTGAGACTCGGTGTTCAGGAAGACTTGGAAGAGCTGAGACGGGAAGAAGAAGAACTGAAACGCAAGAGACAGTCCAAGAAGCTGAGGACACGTTAA
- the SPTY2D1 gene encoding protein SPT2 homolog isoform X1 produces MLPATAATRAQGIWCNSALSTCSARCTQNRYTVDVFKNTHDKRRTQRRAAGAGAPLEQQLPGEAGKRYSLAVGPPKKVPKVKGVESAAVQAFLRRQEEEKRKKALEERRKKEQLLARRIELKHDRKARAMASRTKDNFYGYNGIPVEEKPKKRRACENVAQAPEAEYATEDETEQLEYSQTESEHEQEEYEEKPSKAAVKPKAPPKSAPAPLNFAELLRLAEKKQYEPVEIKQVKKVEERPRTAEELREREFLGRKNKKVEMHKKSEEIKPTAISNSSKKLSSQKEKTVNTKLNKSSVDKHSTSKSSLSLSVGGIDKKSKAPALTEKHPWSSSSSRLDQIEKNSQNGSLKSSTSSSHNKLPVNGIRKSGSNSHIPPSKPTATGAQKMPSSKESSLKKSAHPKPGKPAARQHGINSNAKRSGSSLGKGGPGHPGGGSSAGPGRSSSISGVGRERPGSGLSSGPGRLGSSSSAGPGRPSSSSSTGPGRPGGGSGVGPGRSTGSSSTGAGRSSISSGVGLKRLGGSLGTGPGRPGSSTNIGPGRPGSSLGTGPGRPGISPSTGAKRPGSSLGTGPGKLGISTSAGSVRPGSSPGTAVKPKCTVVSETISSKNLVTRHSNGQMNGMRPFPGHRPVLHPQGLGRQLISYKRQIVDDDDDDEYDSEMDDFIEDEGEPQEEISKHIREIFGYDRKRYKDESDYALRYMESSWREQQKEEARSLRLGVQEDLEELRREEEELKRKRQSKKLRTR; encoded by the exons AAAAGATACAGTTTGGCTGTTGGTCCTCCCAAAAAAGTTCCCAAAGTCAAGGGTGTAGAGTCTGCAGCAGTGCAAGCATTTCTCAGAcgacaagaagaagaaaagagaaaaaaag CactggaagaaagaaggaagaaagagcagCTCTTGGCAAGGCGTATTGAACTGAAACATGACAGAAAGGCAAGAGCTATGGCCTCACGAACAAAGGATAATTTTTATGGCTATAATGGCATTCCTGTTGAAGAGAAGCCTAAAAAGAGGAGGGCTTGCGAAAATGTTGCTCAGGCCCCAGAGGCTGAGTATGCAACAGAAGATGAAACTGAGCAACTTGAATACAGTCAGACGGAATCTGAGCATGAGCAAGAAGAATATGAAGAGAAACCATCCAAAGCTGCAGTGAAACCAAAGGCACCTCCCAAAAGTGCACCAGCACCTCTGAACTTTGCCGAGCTCTTGAGGCTTGCTGAAAAGAAACAATATGAACCAGTGGAaataaaacaagtgaaaaagGTAGAAGAGAGGCCCAGAACAGCAGAAGAATTGAGAGAGAGGGAGTTTTTGGGAcgcaaaaacaaaaaagtagaAATGCATAAGAAAAGTGAGGAAATTAAGCCTACAGCGATATCCAATTCTTCAAAAAAACTGTCTTCTCAAAAAGAGAAGACAGTAAACACGAAACTTAATAAAAGCTCAGTAGATAAACATTCCACATCTAAAAGCAGTCTGTCACTTTCTGTGGGTGGTATTGATAAGAAATCCAAAGCACCAGCATTGACTGAAAAACACCCATGGTCATCATCTTCTTCCAGACTTgatcaaatagaaaaaaactcacaaaatgGTTCCTTAAAAAGCTCTACTAGTAGCAGTCATAATAAATTACCTGTCAATGGTATTAGAAAGTCTGGCTCAAACTCTCACATCCCACCCTCAAAACCCACGGCCACTGGGGCTCAGAAAATGCCATCTTCGAAAGAATCCAGCCTGAAAAAGTCTGCCCAcccaaaaccaggaaaaccTGCAGCTCGTCAACATGGAATCAACTCCAACGCAAAACGATCTGGCAGCAGCTTAGGAAAAGGAGGACCTGGACATCCTGGAGGTGGTTCAAGTGCAGGACCGGGGCGATCAAGCAGCATTTCTGGCGTGGGACGGGAAAGACCAGGAAGCGGTTTAAGCTCAGGACCTGGGCGACTGGGCAGCAGCTCATCTGCAGGACCTGGgaggcccagcagcagctcaagcACAGGACCTGGGCGACCAGGAGGTGGCTCAGGTGTGGGACCAGGAAGGTCGACGGGCAGCTCGAGCACAGGAGCTGGGCGATCAAGCATCAGCTCAGGCGTGGGACTTAAGCGACTGGGCGGCAGCTTGGGCACTGGACCAGGAaggccaggcagcagcacaaacatAGGACCAGGGCGAccaggcagcagcctgggaacagGACCAGGAAGGCCAGGAATCAGTCCAAGCACAGGAGCCAAGCGACCAGGCAGCAGCTTGGGCACTGGCCCAGGGAAGCTGGGCATCAGCACAAGCGCAGGATCTGTGCGGCCAGGCAGCAGCCCGGGCACAGCTGTGAAACCCAAGTGTACTGTCGTGTCAGAAACCATTTCTTCTAAAAACCTTGTCACAAGACATAGCAATGGACAGATGAATGGAATGAGACCTTTTCCAGGGCATAGACCTGTGCTTCATCCACAAG GTCTTGGAAGACAACTTATTAGTTACAAGAGACAAATAgtagatgatgatgatgatgatgaataTGACTCTGAAATGGATGACTTCATTGAAGATGAAGGGGAACCTCAAGAAGAAATATCAAAACATATTCGGGAAATATTTGGCTATGACCGGAAAAG gtaCAAAGATGAAAGTGATTATGCCTTACGTTAtatggagagcagctggagagagcaaCAGAAAGAAGAAGCTAGGAG CTTGAGACTCGGTGTTCAGGAAGACTTGGAAGAGCTGAGACGGGAAGAAGAAGAACTGAAACGCAAGAGACAGTCCAAGAAGCTGAGGACACGTTAA